The following proteins are co-located in the Castanea sativa cultivar Marrone di Chiusa Pesio chromosome 8, ASM4071231v1 genome:
- the LOC142606465 gene encoding parthenolide synthase-like: MAELVKNPRVMKKVQTEIRSCVGRKPNVDESELEKPEYLKMVVKETLRLHPPIALLPREAMTHFKIGGYDINPKTRILINAWAIGRDPNSWKNPNEFYPERLEDNVIDFMGHNFEHIPFGSGRRMCPGITMGSTTVMVTLANLLYRFDWEEPNGMEREDISLEENVGVSIFRKSPLYLVRIIYDFEKRKVKVLMWGECKNTLPTEL; this comes from the coding sequence ATGGCAGAGCTTGTTAAAAATCCAAGAGTGATGAAGAAAGTCCAAACAGAAATTAGAAGTTGTGTTGGAAGGAAGCCAAACGTCGATGAAAGTGAGTTAGAAAAGCCTGAGTACTTGAAAATGGTGGTGAAGGAAACTCTACGGTTGCACCCACCAATTGCTTTACTTCCTCGTGAGGCAATGACACATTTTAAGATAGGTGGTTATGACATTAACCCAAAAACAAGAATCTTGATCAATGCCTGGGCTATTGGGAGAGATCCAAACAGTTGGAAGAATCCAAATGAGTTTTATCCTGAGAGGCTTGAGGACAATGTCATCGACTTTATGGGTCACAATTTTGAACACATACCATTTGGGTCTGGTAGGAGGATGTGTCCTGGAATTACGATGGGATCTACTACTGTCATGGTTACATTGGCAAACCTTTTGTACCGTTTTGATTGGGAAGAGCCGAATGGGATGGAGAGGGAAGATATTAGCTTGGAAGAGAATGTTGGTGTTTCAATTTTTAGGAAGTCACCTCTTTACCTTGTGCgtattatttatgattttgaaaagagaaaggtGAAAGTTTTAATGTGGGGTGAGTGTAAAAACACATTGCCAACAGAACTTTGA